Part of the Fusarium verticillioides 7600 chromosome 10, whole genome shotgun sequence genome is shown below.
tctcaacctccagATCCTGACATAAACTCGGTGGATTATTGACACCCTGCGACTCAGCGAGACGTACGAGTCTGATCATATTGTCCTCTCTGGCAAGTTGCTTGACACCCAACTGCATCGCGTTGAGTTCCTTGGGGATGGTAGCTTCTGATTCAGAGACAGGTTCTTCCGGGAATTGGAATGAGGGCTCTGTGGGCGTGCAAGCCCATTCACTTGGAGGCTGCCAAGTGTCGCTGCTTTCGACGCGTAGAGATGCTGTGGATGATGGCATGCGTCGTGgggtcttggctttgcttggTGATCGACTGCTCTGTGGacgttgaggttgagatctAAATGAGGTAAGCAGATTGGTTTCGTGAGTGAAGTTTGAGACTGACTGAGTGCTTGGTGAGCGGGCGCGATGCTTAGACTTGATGCTCGGCGTCGCCATTATGGTAACACCGCAATTGATGAGATACGGTGTATCGTAGGATGTGCGTGGAGATGTCGTCGCTTCTGTACTTCGCGCGACAAACGAGTCGTCGCCCAAAGCTTGAATGAGTGGCCATGGTTGAATGATGACTCGCTCAAGGGTTTCTGTATCCCACGGcgcagatgatgatgtgagtGTTGGTGAAGGCGGCTCAAGAAGCGTGTTATCCCCAAGGTAAACCTCTACCAAAGCATTAGCATAAGATGAACAACAGCCGCATGACGTCGCAAACCTTGAGAGCGCTCCATAATCTGCCTATTTTTCCTTGCGTTGAGATCAAAGACCCTCGACATATTAATCGTCGTCTGCTCACTCCCCCCGAAAAAGTCGAAGCCTCATCTGCCTCCAACTCATAATTCCCCGCCCCAGCGCTCGCTTTCGAAGACGTCGACGACACCGAATCACTCCCCCTCTCGGCATTCGTCCTCTTATTATAAGAGTTCCCAAACAACGGTGCCTCATTCGACGAGTTCGATCCGCGACTAAAGATCGACCGCGCCTTTGTCGCAGATTTGGCCGTCATCGCTTTATTATCGCGGTGTTCTTTTCGCGACTCCTTGGGAGCTGCCCAACTGACCTCCCACATGTTGAGGCGGTATCGATCAAGGTCTGAGATTCGGAGGGCGAGGTTCGATGCTGGTTTTCGGAGGATGGAGTAGAAGCGGTCGCGGGTGGAGGACTCTGATGATACCGCTACTGCTGCGTCTGGTTCTGTTAATGAGGAGGGCGCCATGGTGCCATGCATGCTGAGCtgaacgacaacaacaaaaaaagCAATGGCTTGATGAGGGGAGATAAGGATcagggggggagggggacAGAATCGTATGAGGGTTGCATACGAAATTAAACAAGAGAGATACATACCCAGGGGATTGGGTCAAAAGGTGCGAGAGGGCTTGCAGCTGGCGAATGCAAGGCTGAACTCTGTCTTCTTTGTGGAGAATGTCGAGGCCTTTTCGTTGGGAACGGGATTTGCGAAAAGTCTAATAGCGAGAATGAGGCTTGCGGAATGGGAGATCCGAGCTGGGGAATGCGGTATGTCAAGCGGAAGAGATGTTATTTACGCGAAGGGCGCTATGCGAGATTAAGAGTACGGGCGGGTAGCTTACGATTTACCCGAATCGAAACGGTAATATTCTGTGAAACTGGTAAGTCGGGGAGATGGATATCAGCTTAAGTGTGCTCATGCAGGGGAACAGATCATGTCAATGGGTCTCGATGCGGCCTGGGCGTTGGAGTGGCTTGCGGCTATCGGACGCCTTCTTTTTGTGCACTGGCTGATGGGCATAACTTAGATGCCATTGTTTGCTTTGATAATCAGCATGCCAATGTTTTAGCATCAGACAAAGAAATCGCTCGATACAGTTTGTTTAACGTTTGAGTTCCTTGTTTGATCGTTACTAACAACAAGTCATAATGATGGCTAGGTATAATATCACTCACCTCGTGGTGTTTCGCAATAACCTTGAAACTTTTCAAAGCACGGTTATTGGCTCAAGCGGAAGGGAAGCGCACGTCCAATGGATCAAATACCTCACACCAATGCCGAGAAAGCGGTAGCTCAAAGCATCACCTTCGCATATCGTGGCTTGAAGGTCTAGACCATTTGCGGGGACCATGATCCCCCAGCCCAAACCCAACACAAGCCTAGTCCCGCCTAGAGTCTCGATAAGTCAGCCTGAACTAAAACCACAAGTCCAAACACTCGCAACCTTTTCCGGATCGTTGGATCTTGAGTCTCGTGTGGCTTGGGGAGCAAACAGTGCTGCTCTGGGGTCTGTGGGTAGGACATCAGATCATGCATTAACTATCTCCTTGGGTCGACGGAACCGAGGGGCACATGTACTGATCGCACTGACACTTTTGACGTTATTCATGTCACTGCGCAATCGGCAGATCGAAATGATATATCGGAAACCCCGAAAAAGAAACGAGACTCACACAATTAACTTTCCCTCGGCCAAACTATCGAAAAGTCTCACCCCATCAATCTCCCTCTCGTACCTGACCAATCGTGCAACCACACACCTTTTTACTTTTTTGTACGCGGCCTAAACCACATGGTCGGCGTGGCTTTTAGCGttcctcagccagcctcaccaacaaccagGGTAACACTTCCCACGAGACCGATTTCGGCGACTCCCGCTAAGACGAAAGTTAATGTGCAGCCTTGATTCTTATTGATCAATACATACTGCTTGGTGGCTTAATGGTGAGACGTAATCATGCAGAGCGAGAAATGTCTAAGCGAAGTTGGCTGCGCTGTTCTTTCTTTATCCCATGTCACCCGTGATTTTTTGACTCATGTGCTGAAAGTTCTTTGATGTGAAGAAAAGAGGTTGTTtgagcaacaaagaaatCTAGAAGCAATCATGAAGAACCACGCGGCAGATCTAGCCATAAGGTTCAACAGACGTGTCGCAACCTCCTTCATTGGCCGGTTCTTCAGGCTAGAAGGCAGTAGTGACGTATGTCTCATTCCAGTCGCAAAAGCACTACTTACTTATCTGCTTTTAGAGAACGGTGATCGACGGGACGACATTCTTGAAAGAAGTTCGTGCTGGGGCGACGACCTTTGCTGCTATGACGTATATCATTGCTGTTAATGTAAGTAGTTTGTGAGGGAGAGTGGGTAAACAGTGCTGATGAGGTGCAGGCTTCTATTCTGTCGCAGACGGGGGGGCCTTGTGTTTGTGATGAGACCGATAGGATTGATTGTGATAAGATTGATAGTTATGTGATGTGTAAAGAGGGTGAGTTTGCACTTACTCCACAAGGAAGGAAGACTAATGAGATTGCAGAGGTGAGGCGAGATCTCGTCACGGCGACGTCAGCCATTGCAGGGCTGGCCAGTCTTGTCTTCGGTCTCTTCACCAATCTCCCTATAGCCCTCGCGTAAgtcaccatctccaaagaCCTCACCCATCTAACAAGGAACAGACCTGGCATGGGCCTCAACGCCTACTTCGCCTTCCAAGTAGTAGGCTACAACGGGTCTGGCAGTATCCCCTACGGCGTCGCATTAACAGCCGTCTTCACAGAAGGTCtcatctttgtcttcctAGCACTAACAGGCATGCGACAATGGCTCGTCAAACTCATCCCGTCAACTATAAAATCTGCAACGGGAGCTGGTATTGGTCTGTTTCTCACTGAGATCGGCTTGTCTTATGGTTCGGGTATTGGTGCTATTACTGGTGGTTTTAACGCGACGCCGTTGGCGATAGCTGGATGTCCTGTTGAGAGGATTAATCCGGATACGCAGATGTGCGAGGGCGGGATAATGACTAGTCCAAAGGTGAGTTTGTGACCCGAAGTCGTAAGGAATATGCTGACTTGGCTGAAAGCTTTGGACTGCGATATTTGCTGGTGGGTTACTGACGGCGTATCTAATGGCCTTTCGGGTCAAATACGCTTTCGTCATTGGTATCGCCTTTGTTTCTATCCTCTCATGGCCGTAAGTTATCCTCAATCCCCAGTGATTTGATGTGTTCTGACGAAAAGTAGGCGAGATACTGCTATCACATACTTCCCTCACACGCCAGAAGGAGACTCCCGCTTCGAGCTCTTCCGCAAAGTCGCTGCTGTCAATCCCATGAAGCATACCCTCAACGCTCTTGACTGGAACGTCGGCCAACACGGTACTCAATTCGCCCTCGCTCTCTTCACCTTTCTCTAGTAAGTTCCTCGTCCACTCTGATTTTCCCTCCACTGACCAATCAGTGTCGATATCATCGATGCAACAGCAACTATGTTTTCGATGGTCCGCTTCTGCGGCGTCGTGgatgatcgagatggagattTTCCTCGTTCAACACTCGCATACTGCTGTGATGCAATCAGCATTTCGATCAGTGCGCTCTTTGGTTGTTCACCTGTCACGGCGTTCATTGAGAGCGGCGCTGGTATTGCTGAGGGCGGACGCACGGGTCTTACTGCTATGACTACTGGgttcttgtttcttttgtcaATTGTATTTGGGccgatcttctcttctgtgCCGCCGTGGGCAACTGGACCTGCTCTTATTCTGGTAAGTTGTGAAACAGACGTATACTTGGGCTTGACTGACGATTCTCAGGTTGGATGTATGATGGCTCGTCAGATCACTGAGATCAACTGGCGCTACATCGGCGACACCCTCCCCTCATTCGTTGTCCTCGCCTTTGTCCCATTTTCATACAGCGTAGCCTACGGCATCATCGCGTAAGTTCGCATCTCCCCGCAACCATCCCATGCTAACATCCGGTTAGCGGCATGTTTCTTTACACGGCTCTAAATCTCATGATATCTCTCACGGTCCGCCTTTCAGGCGGTAGACTGGAGCCAGATAACTACGACATGAAAGAGTACTGGACCTGGAAAGCCCCAGGAAGAAAACCATGGTTTGTGCGAGCTTTCAGAAATGTTACTTACTCAGCAAAGGATACGCATGAGTTGAGTCCTCAAACCTTTGATTCCCATGGTGGCTTGGACTGCGAAATGATGAGGGTTGCGTCGTCGGATGAGAGGAAGGACAATGCGCATGTGTCGGTCTCTGTACCTTTGCCCGCGCTTTCTAGGTTCTCTCGTTGAGATATTTACGGCCTCTGGGCTACCTTGATGTCTTTCATGCAGGCGGCTAGGGCATATTGATTACTTCTTGTACATACTTCTTAGTTCACTTGGACTTTACGCATTACTGCACCGAATATTTATCGATCATTGTTACCAACTAAAAATGTCTTTATTGAACAAGTAGACGAATTATGGCTGCTCTCTCGTGCGTTCGGATCCCGCcacaaaagcaaaggaaTCGGGACCCTCAATTGGGCTTCCTGCAAGACTTGGGCTTCCATCCCTCTGGCTTCAAGATCTGTCCAGCCGGATCGAATCCCGGCGCAACTATTGACATTAGTTCATCTATCAACCccttcaatatcatcacGACTTACCAGTTGTCCCAACAAGAGTCCAGTCACCCAGACTTCGGGCACTCTGCCACTCCTCCGCCTTGACAATAACCTGCGGTCTTTGTCCACCGAGGAGATCATTTCCCATGACATGATCCTTCGTACAAGACCCATCGTTCTTTGATATAGAAAGAACGAGCGGTGCACCGGCGTAATAGTGCCACACTTCTGCGGCATCGAGTTTATGCCACAGAGATTGTCCCACGGAACCTTCGAGCAGATAGTAAATAGCTGTGCTGACGGATCGATTGGTCCCTGGGATGGTCGTCGGGTCTACGAAAGTTTGGACGAAGTAACCTTTTTCGGTGTTGGGTTCGAGTTTCAGAATGTCAATGACTTGTTCTGCTGAACAGTCTGTGATGGGTTTATGCTTGGTGCGGCGGTCGAGAGACTCAGGGATATGGAGGGCAAGGCTGAGGGGGAGCCATGATAGAGCTAAAGCGAAACGCATGATGAATTCAGTTGAAGACCTGAAGAGTGAGAGTATGCGGTCGAGTCAATGTTCCAGCCATTTCAGACGGCGATCCTCCATCCTTTTGTACCTTCTCTCAGCCATGCTTACTCCCGGCAGTTTCGGATCGACAATGATGCGGGGAGGCTGGAGATGTCAGATTCACCGCTTGCAAACAGTAAAGCGTGAATTACATCTCACTCATGACGTACACTCTTGCACATCCTTATTTCACGATTGAATCAGAGCAAAATCCTTCTGTTATACGCTCACTGACACGGCTGACACTGCCAATAGCATGTCACTGAGCGTATAGAGCGGGTACCGCCGCGTGCCGGGGTCTGGACCCTTAAATGTCTCAATCGGGAAGCCCCGATATTGGAGGAGTTATCAGATAAGAAAGGCTACTTTAACCACGAGGATTCCTCTCAACTCAGACAAACTGTAATTGTCTTGTTATACTCAAAAATGGCGGCCAAAACACCTCAAGACATTCTTGCTGCACTTCTCCAAACGGTCGAGGGCGACATTGTTCCCTTGACGAGTGATGGCGTCCGCTCAGGCAGCAAAGTCTTCGGCGCAGCaattctctcatctcaagaCCTTAAACCTTTAACCGTCTCAACGAACAACGAGCGCGCCtcacctcttcttcacgGCGAAATAAACTGCATACAAACATTCTACACGCAAACATATCCCGATTCCAGATCTCGACCGAATCCCCGCGAAGACTGTGTCTTTTTCGCAACACACGAACCTTGCAGTCTGTGTTTGAGTGGAATAACATGGTCTGGCTTCAAAGAGCTGTATTATCTGTTTACATATGAGGATAGCCGTGATCAGTTCGCTATTCCGTATGATATTGAGATTTTGGAAGAGGTTTTTCGGGTGAGGGCTGAGGGGGAGAGTGACGAGGCTGTTGGGAGGAGGGCTTTGTATAATAAGCGAAATAAGTTCTTTACGGCCAAGAGTGTGAaggatcttgttgaagagattgaggatggggatgagagGAAAAGGTGgagtgatgaggttgataGGGTGAAGGCTTTGTATTCGGCGTTGAGTGATGAGTATCAGAAGAATAAGCAGAGCGGTATAGAGACTTCGAGTACTTGGAAGTAATGACGAGGCTTTATGTAAATGGGATGAAACTTGGATTGGATGCACTGGGCTGGGTTGTTGAGATACCCAACACAAAATGGCTGGAGTTACAGTATTATACAACCGAGGGCTAGGTCCGGCCTATTTGAAGGGTCATATAGTCACAAATTTATACATTTAAATTGAGATCGTTTGTAATGAAAGACACCAGTTGATGCTATCAAGTAAGAAAGACAACTCGCTCATATGCATCTCAATGCGATCTTAGCTGAATCTCAAGCCTCACGCACTAAAAATAACTATTGACGCCCCCTCCAGATTGCGAAAAGATAATGGATCCGAATGATGTCCGATTTTCTCATCGGAAAAACAATCCCATACAAATCTCAAAACACGGATCAATTCCCCCCAAGAATTGATGCTTGAACAAAAGCCCGATCGAAAAATCGGAGCCCGAGATCTGGATCGGGCCGCTAGCATCTTAGCGTCGGCCTAAAAGCCTGGAAGGAGGGTTATTTCCCGTTAACACCCTTACATCATTTGTTTATcacgtacggagtacaatCCGACATTTCATGCTGCGTTATCACGAGAAGCGCTTTGCCGTAGGCTAGCCATATTAGATGATTCTCTTGTAACAGAAACTGAATGTAACATATGCATAATAGCAGTACAGACTGTAAAAGAGCTGATAATGGGAGGGTTATCACGACGTGTAGGGATATCGGGAGAAAGCTAACTTGACTACCGTAGGTTtcatgaagatcatctcgGCTAGTCTCAACGTCATGGCTTAATGTTGCCTTGGCAAACCCACAAAATAATACCGCAGTGAATACCACAAACTCTGCTTCGTCAACATTCGtttgttgacgatggagtcTGACATCGCACATGATCTCGACAAGTTGAACATTCGCGATATCCTCAACGCAGACTCACGACCAACGTTTATTATCGATCTTGatcctgatgatgagacaCCACTACGCTCAAAGGCTATCCAGCCTGTGTTTTGCAACAGTGCACTCGCCACGCATGAAAGACTCCTAGATGCTGTGCGCGGTGAGCAGAGCGAGAGTGAGTATGGAGAGTTCAAGACTTGGGCTACAGGAATTACAAAGCAGGATGACTCAAAGGATGTGTTTCCGTTGTTCTTTCTGTACAAGGGTTTGCTTTGGACGGGGTCGACGGTTGGCAAGAGATGGAGGTTGATTAGTGGGAATCGACTTTGGCAGCATCCTGATACGCCGGCGAGTTTGTCGTCGAGTGCGCTTTCAAGAGCGAGTACGCCGAGTCTCAAGGAGCAGGATACCCCCAAGGGTGAGGTTGCGAAAACGCCGAAGCAGGAGCCTGAGCCGAAGGACGAGACCGTCGATGATACGACGCTTGAGATGACCCCGACGGAAGCAACACTAATAGCATCGACACCGCGAAAATTCCCCTTCCGATCTTGGTGGAGAGGCAGTACCTCCAAGGGAAGTTCAGATCGCAACACGGGCAGTTCAAGCAGCGGCTCCATCATCCTAGGCAAGCCCGAAAAAGCCGTCGCAGACTGGACAGTCACGAACCCCAAAGGTCTCCTATCACCATACATCCGCCTCCTCCGCGCCATAGACTGGTCCTCCACACCCCTAGGTCCCATGTCAACATGGTCCCCCGAACTCCGCCAAGTAGCGAATCTCGTAATCAACAACCCTCACCCCGCGAATATCTTCTGGGGCAGCGACATGACGATGCTCTACAACGAAGCGTACGCCGTTACATTCGCCGGGAACAAGCACCCATCTATGCTCGGCACAGGAGCGTCGGGGCCGTGGTCTGAAGCTTGGGATGTTCTTGGACCGGCGCTACAAGAGGTTGTGAGGACAGGCGTGAGCTTTCGAAGCGATAACAATGATCTGGCGTTGTTTAGGAGGGGGTTCTTGGAGGAGACGCATATTTGCTGGTCGCTTACGCCGCTGTATGGTGGGACGGAGAGGATCGTGGGATTTTACAATGCGCCGTTTGAGACGACggatttggtgttgagtcAGCGACGCATGGGAACGATCAACAAGGTGAGTGAATCGTTGAGGAAAGCGACGAGTATCAAGAGTTTCTGGAAGTCTGttctcgatggtcttgaggataATCATCGAGATGTCCCGTTTGCACTTCTATACTCTGTCggcgaggctgaagaagcagatcatCAGTCTAGTTCGTCGGGGAGTACGATATCAAGCAAGTCTTGTTATTTGGAGGGAACGATTGGAATACCGCTTGGACATGATGCTGCTCCGGAGCAGATTGATCTCAAGAGGAGTTATCGGGGATTTGTGCCTTCGTTTCGAGAGGCGATGCGGACGAGGGAGCCTACGCTTGTGAGGATACGAGATGGAACATTGCCTGAGGACCTACTGCATGGGATTCAGTGGAGAGGATTTGGAGAGGCTGGGACGGAGGCGATTATCTTTCCGGTGAGACCTACGAATGGTGAGACGGTGCTGGCGTTTCTCGTGCTGGGTGTCAATCCGAGGAGGCCGTATGATGAGGGATATATTTCCTTTGCAACGCTGCTGAACAACCAACTCGCTACTTCACTAGCCTCTACCATTCTTTTCGAAGACGAGACTCGACGAGGTCGCGATGccgcagaagcagcagcgcttgagaaagaggaaCTCACCCAACAATTGGACCTTCAAGCGAGTCGTCTTCGAAGAATGACGGAGTTATCCCCATTAGGAATGTTTCTTACCAGCCCAGAGGGTATTCTCCGCGAAGCAAATGATCGCTTCTACGAAATGACAGGCCATAGTCGCGATACACAAGGCGATGTATCCTGGGCAGATCTCATGAAAAACTCCGGTAGTGTAATGGAACAAGGATGGCATCGCCTAACGCAGGATATGCTCCCCTGGTCAGGAGAAGTCAAACTCCGAGAAAGTTTCGAAAATCCCGTCAACATCCACGGGGAACCTATCGACTTTTGGGTCCTCGTCACAGCGCATCCTGAAATTACCCCCAGTGGAACTTTGCGGTCTATCATGGGATCCATAACGGAtatatctcatctcaaatGGGCTCAAGGATTGCAGAATCGGAGATTGCAAGAGGCAGAGGAAACGAGACGTCAGCAGAATGAATTCATCGACATAACATCCCACGAGATGCGAAATCCTCTGAGTGCAATTCTCCAATGCGCTGATGACATCACCTCTGCGATGCAAGCATGCCGCACCAACGGGATCGCAGCGTCACAGGAAGCTATTGAATCATGTCTTGATGCATCGCAGACAATAGCGCTTTGTGTTCAGCATCAAAGATCAATCGTGGACGATATTCTCACCGTTTCAAAACTTGATTCTAATCTTTTGCTCATCACGCCGGTGGTGTGTCAGCCACAAGCTATCGTTGAGAGAGTAGTCAAGATGTTTGAGTCAGAGATGCTAGCGAAGGATATCACGCTTGAGATCGACATCAGTCCTGAGTTTGAGACGTTAGCTGTTGATTGGGTTGCCATGGATCCAAGCCGTGTTCTGCAGATCCTTATCAATCTCATGACCAACGCTATCAAATTCACGGCCTCTTCTGTAAAGCGGCTGATTAAAGTCGCCGTTGGAGTGTCGAAGAATCCACCCGAGATTCACAACATTCCTGGCTTTGCGTTTGCGCCTACGAGGGGTGAGATCGGTAGTGTCGTTGGCTCCGATGAATGGGGTTCTGGAGAGGGTCTGTACGTGAGGTATAGAGTGCAGGATACAGGCTGTGGATTGACCGACGATGAGAAAACGCGGCTGTTTCAACGATTCAAGCAGGCTAGTCCACGAACACACTACAAATACGGTGGCAGTGGTCTTGGACTGTTTATATCGAAACGACTGGCAGAGCTACATGGCGGTCGAATCGGCGTTGCCTCTACAGCCGGCAAAGGAAGTGACTTTGGTTTCTACATTCAAGCTCGGCGATGTCTACCACCCAGCGAACAAACCTCCCCCCAGCCAATCCTCTCCGAAACACCATCCACTACAAACCCTACCAACAAAACAGTCCACCTATTATCCCCCAACCCCTCCGCCCGAACCCGCCGTGAAAGCATCCTCGCCGCCGTCTTCACCCCCTCCTCCCTAACAATCCACATAGTCGAagacaacctcatcaaccaaaaaGTGCTAGTTAACCAACTCCGCAAAGCAGGCTGTACCGTAAGCGCCACAAACGATGGTCTCGAAGCGCTAGAGTTTCTCAAAAAGACGCATTTCTTTAAAGCGGGGGGATCGGATTTATCAGTTGTGCTTATGGACTTGGAGATGCCGAACATGGATGGGTATCAGTGTGTAAGAGAGATAAGAAGGTTGGAGAGTGAGGggttgatcaagaagcatgTTCCTGTTATTGCGGTTACGGCGAATGTGAGGGATGAGCAGATTCGGATGGCGTTGGATTGTgggatggatgatcttgtttcGAAGCCTTTTAGGATTCCGGAGGTTATGAGTAAGATTGaggggttgttgaagaagtgtaATGGGTAATTGGCATGGTGACTTTTGGAGCAAGTGGTTACTTCGAGGTTAGATTTTGTTTATGAGCATTTGGCGTTATGTGAGAGCAATTCAATTCAGCTGGCCCATCAGCAGTCAACTTCACAGTCCGGGTATGGCAGAACGTGATAGGCGAATGCATGAACCGTTTCGGACGAATGGAAACCGCGCGTTACGGAGACTGAGGCGTGATGGGGTGATCCCTGAATACCCTCATACGGTTGGGCCTCAAGATCGGCGCTGCAGTCCTGCAGGTCGCCCACGTCCCTGATCACGCAACCTCTTATCTACACAATCAAACAAGCACAAAGTGGATGGAATATGTGATGCCATTGAAATGTACAATCTGCTACGCTCAAAACACGCTATGCTAATGCCTAATAAACACTCCGTCTATCCACACTCCTCCTATCAACACTCATCGCCCTCGCACTCCTCCCCgcatcaacaacacttcTTCCACTCACCACACTCCTCCCCGACGAACTCCTCCTATCCGACCCAACACTCTTGGCCGGCATGATCCTCTTGTTCATATCAACAGGTCTaaccttgtcaagatcaagcgACCTAACCTCAAAGTCCGGctccctctccatctccgAGACAGTATGTTCCCGTCCAATGTGATTGACGAGCGTATCAGCGCTGGGACATAAAACATCGCCGTCGCGGAAGCGGGAGCACAGAACACAGGCGAATTCTCCTTCTGGGGTGTGACACTTTATGACGAAGCGTGGACTGATGTGGAATTCGAGCTCCTCGTCGATCTCGCGCTTGTAGCCTCCTTGTTCTGTGATAACGCGCGTGGCTGTTTTTCCAATTGCCCATGCGTCGTCTGACTCAACGTCTAAGAAGACATCGCATGCTGGACAGCGACAATCACCCCTCGGTTCAAATGTCGATGCGAGGGGTCGTTCGGGTATGTATTGTAGATCGAGAGCGTAGCGACAATAAAGAGG
Proteins encoded:
- a CDS encoding MFS transporter, AGZA family, xanthine/uracil permease; its protein translation is MGLNAYFAFQVVGYNGSGSIPYGVALTAVFTEGLIFVFLALTGMRQWLVKLIPSTIKSATGAGIGLFLTEIGLSYGSGIGAITGGFNATPLAIAGCPVERINPDTQMCEGGIMTSPKLWTAIFAGGLLTAYLMAFRVKYAFVIGIAFVSILSWPRDTAITYFPHTPEGDSRFELFRKVAAVNPMKHTLNALDWNVGQHGTQFALALFTFLYVDIIDATATMFSMVRFCGVVDDRDGDFPRSTLAYCCDAISISISALFGCSPVTAFIESGAGIAEGGRTGLTAMTTGFLFLLSIVFGPIFSSVPPWATGPALILVGCMMARQITEINWRYIGDTLPSFVVLAFVPFSYSVAYGIIAGMFLYTALNLMISLTVRLSGGRLEPDNYDMKEYWTWKAPGRKPWFVRAFRNVTYSAKDTHELSPQTFDSHGGLDCEMMRVASSDERKDNAHVSVSVPLPALSRFSR
- a CDS encoding MFS transporter, AGZA family, xanthine/uracil permease, which produces MKNHAADLAIRFNRRVATSFIGRFFRLEGSSDRTVIDGTTFLKEVRAGATTFAAMTYIIAVNASILSQTGGPCVCDETDRIDCDKIDSYVMCKEEVRRDLVTATSAIAGLASLVFGLFTNLPIALAPGMGLNAYFAFQVVGYNGSGSIPYGVALTAVFTEGLIFVFLALTGMRQWLVKLIPSTIKSATGAGIGLFLTEIGLSYGSGIGAITGGFNATPLAIAGCPVERINPDTQMCEGGIMTSPKLWTAIFAGGLLTAYLMAFRVKYAFVIGIAFVSILSWPRDTAITYFPHTPEGDSRFELFRKVAAVNPMKHTLNALDWNVGQHGTQFALALFTFLYVDIIDATATMFSMVRFCGVVDDRDGDFPRSTLAYCCDAISISISALFGCSPVTAFIESGAGIAEGGRTGLTAMTTGFLFLLSIVFGPIFSSVPPWATGPALILVGCMMARQITEINWRYIGDTLPSFVVLAFVPFSYSVAYGIIAGMFLYTALNLMISLTVRLSGGRLEPDNYDMKEYWTWKAPGRKPWFVRAFRNVTYSAKDTHELSPQTFDSHGGLDCEMMRVASSDERKDNAHVSVSVPLPALSRFSR